From a single Capsicum annuum cultivar UCD-10X-F1 chromosome 12, UCD10Xv1.1, whole genome shotgun sequence genomic region:
- the LOC124889783 gene encoding uncharacterized protein LOC124889783: MEDDCVHMEDVSSDSQDVEEYCGIGSQPVHSFSGGTNFYRNQIFVDKKQLKMLLNGAVVRQSFDYRMEKSYTKLLKAKCIYPSYGWNNRITNSFSRVYSHAHHGLCMRHLAENLYVNQHCGEHLCLFFAAAKAYSFDEFSENFEELKYNCPEAAHVLENVLGFEKWSRAHFLGNRYDVMTTNIVESLNSILMDEREYPVSHIFNSIAKIFGKKFRERYAYVDDKENIFVPCAEKILRGNKSVSDSLYVNNPNGVLDQYTVFSNGVTAKFNLLERSCYRNSFYQYSSPIYKAASYLLSYSEVINVVPPEAEWNIPQELLDTKISPLPYDPKLGRKKVKRTKGISEMFKSKRRNRCSICKKSGHKRTTCSMANKS, from the exons ATGGAAGATGACTGTGTGCATATGGAAGATGTTTCATCGGACTCACAAGATGTAGAAGAATACTGTGGAATAGGATCCCAACCAGTACATTCCTTCTCTGGCGGAACCAATTTCTATCGTAATCAAATATTTGTCGACAAGAAACAACTCAAAATGCTACTAAACGGAGCAGTGGtgaggcagtcttttgattatcGTATGGAGAAGAGCTACACCAAATTATTGAAGGCGAAATGCATATATCCTAGTTATGGCTG gaacaatagaatcaccaattcCTTCTCCCGGGTATACAGTCATGCACATcatggactttgcatgaggcaccttgCTGAAAATCTCTATGTAAATCAACACTGTGGAGAACATCTTTGTCTATTCTTTGCTGCGGCAAAGGCGtattcctttgatgagtttagcgaGAATTTTGAGGAATTGAAGTATAATTGCCCCGAGGCAGCACATGTTCTTGAAAATGTACTTGGCTTTgaaaaatggagtagagcacacttcCTAGGCAATAGGTACGATGTGATGACCACAAATATCGTCGAGTCGCTCAActcgattttgatggatgaacgggagtacccTGTATCgcacatattcaattcaattgctaaaatATTTGGTAAAAAGTTTAGGGAGCGGTATGCCTATGTCGATGATAAAGAGAACATATTTGTTCCTTGTGCGGAAAAGATCCTAAGGGGTAACAAGAGTGTGAGCGATTCTTTGTATGTGAATAATCCAAACGGGGTTCTCGACCAGTACACGGTGTTCAGCAATGGTGTTACTGCCAAGttcaatctcttggagaggagtt GTTATAGAAACTCCTTCTATCAGTACTCTTCACCAATTTATAAAGCTGCAAGTTACCTCCTCTCATACTCGGAAGTAATTAACGTTGTCCCTCCAGAGGCTGAATGGAATATACCACAGGAATTGCTAGACACTAAAATTTCTCCACTCCCCTACGATCCAAAACTCGGAAGGAAGAAAGTAAAAAGAACTAAGGGCATCAGTGAGAtgttcaagtccaaaaggaggaatagatgttcaatatgcaagaaatctgGGCACAAAAGAACCACGTGTAGCATGGCCAACAAATCATAG